A single genomic interval of Prochlorococcus marinus XMU1406 harbors:
- a CDS encoding TldD/PmbA family protein has product MNSKEITIQISEAADSLNLKKWDYGASFSNDYSVQVDKGEAKQLKASQKQILTIRVWNDSNLVGITTTSDISESGIKKALNQANIASDFGNKNERTEFSPLAKNPIEVKDSKKRNPVGIKKLLTLLREAEVKLLESHESIKSVPYNGLSESFYERVYANSDGAFRSYTKSQAALYLYARAEEKNKKPRSSGSVKLGYGVDDIDIESCIKDASNKTISHLNYSSIKTDKYLICFSPESFLTIINAFSSMFNARSILDGVSLSNKNSIGEKLSTEALNIYDDGLHEKNISSSPFDGEGTPTKRLCLINKGRIENFIHSESTARIFKTVPTGHAGLGSKVSVSPDWIVVERSEGNSDLKTSLVHSTYEGEFVYIEELNAIHAGVRASQGSFSLPFDGWLYKNGKKTSIESATVAGDIKYLLKNIVNIESSQEVTTSGISPHIWVDELSITGDA; this is encoded by the coding sequence ATGAATTCAAAAGAAATAACTATTCAAATCTCTGAAGCTGCAGATTCTCTAAATCTTAAAAAATGGGATTATGGTGCAAGCTTTTCTAATGATTATTCTGTGCAAGTAGATAAAGGTGAGGCTAAACAACTTAAGGCATCACAAAAGCAAATTTTAACTATAAGAGTTTGGAACGATTCTAATTTAGTTGGTATTACAACAACTAGTGATATTAGTGAATCTGGCATAAAAAAAGCCCTAAATCAAGCAAATATTGCATCAGATTTTGGCAATAAGAATGAAAGAACAGAATTCTCACCACTAGCCAAGAATCCTATTGAAGTTAAGGACTCAAAAAAAAGAAATCCTGTTGGAATAAAAAAATTACTTACTCTTTTAAGAGAAGCGGAAGTAAAACTATTAGAAAGCCACGAATCCATAAAATCTGTTCCGTATAATGGTCTATCTGAGAGTTTTTATGAGAGAGTTTATGCAAATAGTGATGGTGCCTTTCGGAGTTATACCAAAAGTCAAGCTGCACTTTATTTATATGCAAGAGCAGAAGAGAAAAATAAGAAACCTCGTAGTTCAGGTTCCGTAAAACTTGGATATGGAGTTGATGATATAGATATAGAGTCGTGTATTAAAGACGCTTCTAATAAAACAATTTCTCATTTAAATTATTCATCTATCAAAACTGATAAATATTTAATATGTTTTTCCCCAGAGTCTTTTTTAACAATCATAAATGCATTTAGTTCAATGTTTAATGCTAGAAGCATTTTAGATGGAGTCAGCTTATCTAATAAAAATTCTATTGGAGAGAAGCTATCTACAGAAGCACTTAATATTTATGATGATGGTCTTCACGAAAAGAATATTTCTTCATCACCATTTGATGGAGAGGGAACTCCTACCAAAAGACTATGCTTAATTAACAAAGGAAGAATTGAAAATTTTATACATTCTGAATCAACTGCAAGAATATTTAAAACAGTCCCCACAGGCCACGCTGGACTAGGATCAAAAGTCTCAGTATCTCCTGATTGGATCGTAGTTGAGAGATCAGAGGGAAACTCTGATCTAAAAACATCATTAGTTCACTCTACTTATGAGGGGGAATTCGTTTATATTGAAGAATTAAATGCAATCCATGCAGGTGTCAGAGCAAGTCAAGGTTCATTCTCTCTTCCATTTGATGGATGGCTCTATAAAAACGGTAAAAAAACCTCAATAGAATCTGCCACTGTAGCAGGGGATATCAAATATCTTTTGAAAAATATAGTAAATATCG